Part of the Anopheles gambiae chromosome 3, idAnoGambNW_F1_1, whole genome shotgun sequence genome is shown below.
CGCCCGAGTGCGGCGGCCGTTGCAACGGCCCTTGCAAAACAGCGCGAAAACTCGCCCTCTCCAAATGGGGCCCCAAGACCGTGCAATCCCACCGGGATGATGACCGGTATGGCCACCCTAAAGCCGCCACATCCGGGCCGTACCGTAGTGTACAAGTCGCCCGACTTTGATCCTCCCCCGCTGGCAAGAAATCGAACGCACCAGCTGCAGGAGTCGTTGCAAGGATCGCCCAACCTAAGCACGAAACGGAACGCGATCTATCCCGAAAGTCCGGCCCAAAGCCCGAAAGCGGCCGAGCGACATCTGCCGTCCGGCGGGGTGATGTATCGATCCACCTGCAGCATCGTGGAGATCAACACCAGCCCGAGCACGTCCGGGTCGAGTTCGGTGTCGACCTCGCCGGTTGCTACCCTTCAGAAGCCGCCCACAGATCCGCAGAAGGGCTCCACGGGCATTGCTCCGGTGGCGCGAAGACGCATGCGAAATGGTGACTCCCACTCGAGCGAAGGATCGCCCGACACGACGAAGTCGTCGTCCGAGGTGATCATCATCAATGGTGGATCGCACGGGAGCAGCATCAGTCTGCGCAGcggtgcaccaccaccaccactgtcgTCCCACGAGGATGGCCATGGCAAGGCGTCACTGGGCGGCAGCGAGTGTGACAGTGGCACGGAGCGGGGCGATAGCTCCGGATCGTGTGCATCGGCCGGCAGTACGCTTGAGCGCGAGAACAATATGAAGAATCTCGAGGGCGGCAAGAGCAGCAGTCACTTTACGGAAATCATTATCGGCTCGAACCAGAGCAGTACGGTGGTGCGCAGTGGCAGCAAGCCGAATATTGCGAGCCCCgcgaccagcagcaacagtactGTGATACGATCGAGCTCGATCCGTTTGCCAATCACGGCGTCGGCGGCGGCCGTGCCACCGTACCATCGTCCCGAGCCGGAGGGCGGAGAGCATATACAACCGTCGAGTGATAGCCGTGGAATTGGAGCCTCGAATGCAGCAAACATTTCCAAGTCTCAATCAACCACAACGCTCGATCCGGCCACGCTCGACTCGAAGCTGAGCGAGAAGAAGTTTGCCTTCCACGAGCTGCTCATATCGGAGCTGACGGCGATGCGCcagaagcagcaggaacagGAACAGACAAAGCTACAGTCCAAGACACAGGAGAAGAGCGTCGTGAGCGGTGCGGATGACGACTGCCCAACGGCGAACGGGGTCGATCTGGCGAAGATTAATCGCCGGCAGCGGTGTCCTTCCGAGCGCCGCTCGTCCGGCAGCGAGACGGAAACGACGACCCCGAACGGGACGACGGGCCGGCAGGCGAAGATACGCACCGCCGACTGGATCGAGGTGGGCGATAACGGCAAGCAGGTGGTGCTGTCCAGCTGCCAGATCAGCCTGGAAGACTCGGGCATGGAGGACGAGGAGAAGCTGGACGATGCGTCGTCCGGGGTGGGCGACTCGTGGGACAGCGTCAAGGAAGATGCAGAGGAACGGTGAGTCAAGGTTatatgttgctgctgttgcagtgGTGTCGTTGTCGTTTGATAAGGGTACACCCGGGAACGTGACCCCCCCGGCACTCAGCGGGAGGGGGGAGTGAGGCGGTGGTGATTCAGAGCGTGTTTTGGAGTTCCACCTCTGAGGGGCTTATcgggggttttgtgtgtgtgtgtggaaatggTGATAGATGCCTTcgggggaggagggaggagttCCAACAGAGTGATGATATACCTCGGCGTTGGGTCGTGGGTATCATCCGTTTGTTTGCCGCTTATCTTTGCGTTTATGGCAGTGATAGGGAAGTTGTGATTTTTGTGAACGGTGGGCGATAGAGTCGGCGGGCAAGGAAAGGGTGCTTTATTAGCTACTTGAGATAAAGTTTTATGGACGCACGGGGGGACACACTTTTATGAGCTCTATGAGCTTTTCGGCGCTTGGTGCGATAGTAAATACGGCTGTATTAAAGTAAGTAGCAAAGTTGCTGTTTGTCACTGGGGCCTTTACTTGTTGAGGGTTTGGGTTGGAAGAGTGTGGAATTGGATTGTGTCCAATGTGACTTTCTAGAATTCAAGAATCTTTGGAACAGCCAATATTCAACAACGTCCAATGTCTTCAGAATATTGCTCCAACAATCTTGGAGTTGGTGGAATGGCATTGAATGTCGTTGAAAGTATTAATTCTTCTATTTGAGTCCTATACGACTCTCTAGAATTCAACAACTTCTGAACACCCAATGTCCCCAATGTCTCCAAAGCCATGTTCCAGCCATTTCAAGGTCCAATATCTTCCATTGGAGCACGAAATATGGCAAAGAATGGAAAGTTTTATATCGCAAACCCGTCGTTGGAAACATCaattctgtaaaaaaaaaactcgccaCAGAGTTGTTGTCCATCGTAAGTAGAGCATCGATTTCCCCCTTTTTGCGTGACGTTGGCCTGTGGTGTCCTGACCCTTCGGAAAAGTAAAGTCGAACATGAGAGAGTCACTGGTTTTGCTGTTTATATGCCCACGTTGGTCCATGTTGACTCCCAGAGCGGCTGTCAGCTCAGTGTTGGAGCGCTCGATCGGACAAAGTACGCACACCTTTTTTGGGCCCATAAATTACAACCTTGCTTGTAATAAGTTGGCGTCGATCGTCGTATGGTTCAGAACGAacatgtgcagcagcagcacacacacatgaagtGGCCGAACCGTTGgtgaatgtatttattttatagatTATATGCATGCATGCTGTGATGtggtgtgcgtatgtgtgttggGGGAAGGGCCTAGATTACTTTGGTGACCTCCGAAAGCTCTGGGGCTTGGGCAAGAACGAGCGGAGCGTGAGTGAAATGCGTCGGATATGCACGAAAGACCCACACgcgacggtggcggtggtg
Proteins encoded:
- the LOC4578159 gene encoding hormone receptor 4 isoform X1, whose amino-acid sequence is MLGISKKPGPPVPPRPSAAAVATALAKQRENSPSPNGAPRPCNPTGMMTGMATLKPPHPGRTVVYKSPDFDPPPLARNRTHQLQESLQGSPNLSTKRNAIYPESPAQSPKAAERHLPSGGVMYRSTCSIVEINTSPSTSGSSSVSTSPVATLQKPPTDPQKGSTGIAPVARRRMRNGDSHSSEGSPDTTKSSSEVIIINGGSHGSSISLRSGAPPPPLSSHEDGHGKASLGGSECDSGTERGDSSGSCASAGSTLERENNMKNLEGGKSSSHFTEIIIGSNQSSTVVRSGSKPNIASPATSSNSTVIRSSSIRLPITASAAAVPPYHRPEPEGGEHIQPSSDSRGIGASNAANISKSQSTTTLDPATLDSKLSEKKFAFHELLISELTAMRQKQQEQEQTKLQSKTQEKSVVSGADDDCPTANGVDLAKINRRQRCPSERRSSGSETETTTPNGTTGRQAKIRTADWIEVGDNGKQVVLSSCQISLEDSGMEDEEKLDDASSGVGDSWDSVKEDAEERIIMSLPGLPPLPKSLSGFDLAGMQFQSQHHHHQHHHHQQQQQQYQHQQHPAQHNPHYPPTHHQSAHHAHPMQQPSYHGTSPHPSSNLPPSSQSPALNHHHTNPFIPMVAGPAGLLHGGDSLASLESAQQRGHSPVSSTLSGGSSSGRKASPQPGVGPASASTLDTQLAILRREMYGLRQLDLSLLSQLWALNESIQEFRTMLQEQETLSPPSPSPSNSDANSVSSDDDLDEDDSSTTNNSTNRLLQQHQQQQQQQHHLLLSSAHHQLQSSTNSIVGAAGSGGSSGGGGGNLTPGGGPNPNESGSSSSTTLSSSASSRMRAPPPPPPNRKAPSRPV